A portion of the Halalkalicoccus subterraneus genome contains these proteins:
- a CDS encoding heavy-metal-associated domain-containing protein: MAQSTVSFTVVDLDSENSRAITDELGELDGVMGVETDADSGDVMVRYDEDVLAGERIEITTRELGYDIE; the protein is encoded by the coding sequence ATGGCACAGAGCACTGTGAGCTTCACCGTTGTCGACCTCGACTCCGAGAACAGCCGAGCGATCACCGACGAGCTGGGGGAGCTCGACGGCGTGATGGGCGTCGAAACCGATGCGGACAGCGGCGATGTGATGGTGAGATACGACGAGGACGTCCTCGCGGGCGAACGGATCGAGATCACCACTCGCGAGCTCGGGTACGACATCGAGTGA
- a CDS encoding ABC transporter substrate-binding protein, whose amino-acid sequence MVYGSAVVGSGLLAGCTSDTDGSTTASGDGGTDDSSYSVTMEPVGTVEFDSVPETWIPYTGDYADMGVALGQGDGLSAIGVSARFGSHLYEELPGVSVDQDGITELYQDGTGKEIFYELDADVHVIDPNFMVNRLQWDEADVEEIRENVAPFFGNTVFSQVYDWHDYEYYTLYEAFEKLAAVFQQRERYTAFEEYHDEVLADVQSRLPDETPNIAVLYPEGVPPEAFYPYLIGSGTQSKHWNDLNVGDALAQHDITDAQAGNGGTIDYETLLEIDPDVLAIRLQGEITDEYFEEEIASHLRNHDVASDLQAVENDRIVYGGLTYQGPIIHLFQLERAAQGLYPEEFAGSELFDRQRVADIVTGKF is encoded by the coding sequence ATGGTATACGGTAGTGCAGTCGTCGGCAGTGGTTTGCTTGCGGGGTGTACGAGCGATACGGACGGAAGTACGACCGCGAGCGGTGACGGGGGGACGGACGATTCCTCGTACTCGGTGACGATGGAGCCGGTCGGGACCGTCGAGTTCGACTCCGTTCCCGAAACGTGGATCCCCTACACCGGGGACTACGCCGACATGGGCGTCGCGCTCGGGCAGGGCGACGGCCTGTCGGCCATCGGCGTCAGTGCCCGGTTCGGCTCGCACCTCTACGAGGAGCTACCCGGCGTTTCGGTCGATCAGGACGGGATCACGGAGCTGTATCAGGACGGTACGGGCAAGGAGATATTCTACGAACTCGACGCCGACGTCCACGTCATCGACCCGAACTTCATGGTCAACCGGCTGCAGTGGGACGAGGCGGACGTCGAGGAGATCCGCGAGAACGTCGCCCCGTTTTTCGGCAACACGGTCTTCTCGCAGGTGTACGACTGGCACGACTACGAGTACTACACGCTCTACGAGGCCTTCGAGAAGCTCGCGGCGGTGTTCCAGCAACGGGAACGCTACACGGCCTTCGAGGAGTATCACGACGAAGTGCTCGCCGATGTCCAGTCACGCCTCCCCGATGAGACGCCGAATATCGCGGTGCTGTACCCCGAGGGTGTCCCGCCGGAGGCGTTCTACCCGTATCTGATCGGATCGGGAACACAGTCGAAACACTGGAACGACCTGAACGTCGGGGACGCGCTGGCACAACACGACATCACGGACGCGCAGGCCGGCAACGGCGGCACCATCGATTACGAGACCCTCTTGGAGATCGATCCGGACGTCCTCGCGATCAGACTGCAGGGCGAGATCACCGACGAGTACTTCGAAGAAGAGATCGCCTCACACCTCCGAAACCACGACGTCGCGAGCGATCTGCAGGCGGTCGAAAACGACCGTATCGTCTACGGTGGGTTGACCTACCAAGGTCCGATCATCCACCTCTTCCAGCTCGAACGGGCTGCACAAGGACTTTATCCCGAGGAATTCGCCGGAAGCGAGTTGTTCGATCGCCAGCGGGTCGCCGACATCGTCACGGGGAAGTTCTGA
- a CDS encoding acyltransferase, which translates to MGGRIYSIDSMRIVAMAFIVMIHTDPFRGVGAYGNVVNFVIDTSARFAVPFFFVTAGYFFALKIAERDPTRYLARRIATISSFYVFGLLLSVPVFLTRTAVRASVDGESLVSNVAARSVEFVSPLELVYYGDSVSEILWFLPALAFSLALIYVFVEVGADGYVLPVALVLHVVGLLGTSYTMFVDVAFPTRDALFFGFFYTGLGYHIYSSGWQPRADRSARYLSATLLFGALHLGERYVLGYVLTGETFQQGVYTASYTITTALLTIGLFAFLLSKPNLGNATPLPAWGHYAVGIYVVHPAVLSALNGLGNALDAAGYDATGSIPWHLALTPATFFGALLVYLGAYRVGVLEIGEAPSLRPDRF; encoded by the coding sequence ATGGGGGGTCGTATCTACAGCATCGACTCGATGCGGATCGTCGCGATGGCGTTCATCGTCATGATCCACACGGATCCGTTCAGAGGCGTCGGCGCGTACGGCAACGTCGTCAATTTCGTCATCGATACCTCCGCGCGGTTCGCGGTGCCGTTCTTTTTCGTGACCGCCGGCTATTTCTTCGCGCTCAAGATCGCTGAGCGCGATCCAACGCGGTATCTCGCCCGACGAATAGCGACCATCTCGTCGTTTTACGTGTTCGGGTTGCTGCTCTCGGTTCCGGTATTTCTCACGAGAACGGCTGTTCGTGCCAGCGTCGACGGGGAGAGCCTCGTATCGAACGTCGCCGCCCGGTCGGTCGAGTTCGTATCGCCACTCGAATTGGTATACTACGGTGATTCCGTCTCCGAGATCCTCTGGTTTCTCCCGGCGCTCGCGTTCTCGCTTGCGCTCATCTACGTCTTCGTGGAAGTCGGCGCGGATGGATACGTCCTGCCGGTGGCACTCGTCCTCCACGTCGTCGGCCTGCTTGGGACGAGCTACACGATGTTCGTCGACGTGGCGTTTCCGACCAGGGACGCGCTGTTCTTCGGGTTCTTCTATACCGGCCTCGGGTATCACATCTACTCGTCCGGCTGGCAGCCACGAGCCGACCGAAGCGCGCGCTATCTCTCCGCGACCCTTCTGTTCGGGGCGCTCCATCTCGGCGAACGGTACGTTCTCGGGTACGTACTGACGGGGGAGACGTTCCAGCAGGGGGTCTATACGGCGAGCTATACGATCACGACCGCACTGCTCACGATCGGACTGTTCGCGTTTCTCCTTTCGAAACCGAACCTCGGGAACGCCACGCCGCTGCCGGCTTGGGGGCACTACGCCGTCGGAATCTACGTCGTCCATCCCGCCGTGTTGTCCGCCTTGAACGGGCTCGGCAACGCGCTCGATGCGGCGGGGTACGACGCGACGGGTTCGATCCCGTGGCATCTCGCATTGACGCCGGCGACGTTTTTCGGGGCCCTGCTCGTCTATCTCGGAGCGTACCGAGTGGGCGTCCTCGAGATCGGCGAGGCCCCGTCGCTGCGACCGGACCGGTTCTGA
- a CDS encoding FKBP-type peptidyl-prolyl cis-trans isomerase, whose translation MGIEPGDQATIEYTGRLTDEEGTVFDTSHEEVAEESGLAESQPEREYEPLTVEPGAGQLIEGFDEGLIGLEEGDTETITVPPEKGYGAEDEEQVIEQERDGFDEMLGQPPEEGMMIQTEQQQVGEIVDVTEDVVRIDFNHELAGETLEFDVEVVSID comes from the coding sequence ATGGGAATCGAACCCGGCGATCAGGCGACGATCGAGTACACCGGACGACTGACTGACGAGGAGGGGACGGTCTTCGATACGTCCCACGAGGAAGTCGCCGAGGAATCCGGGCTGGCCGAATCCCAGCCCGAGCGAGAGTACGAACCACTGACCGTCGAGCCCGGCGCGGGCCAGCTCATCGAAGGGTTCGACGAGGGGCTTATCGGGCTCGAGGAGGGCGACACCGAGACGATCACCGTTCCCCCGGAGAAGGGCTACGGCGCGGAGGACGAGGAGCAGGTCATCGAACAGGAGCGCGACGGGTTCGACGAGATGCTCGGCCAGCCCCCCGAGGAGGGGATGATGATCCAGACCGAACAACAGCAGGTCGGGGAGATCGTCGACGTCACCGAGGACGTCGTCCGGATCGACTTCAACCACGAGCTCGCCGGCGAGACCCTCGAGTTCGACGTCGAAGTCGTCTCGATCGACTGA
- a CDS encoding NAD(P)/FAD-dependent oxidoreductase codes for MSSTDATAERTAFEYDVVIVGGGPAGCSAGVFTARYGLETAIFDRGNSSIRRCAHLGNYLGFPAGIDVETFYGLIHDHAEEAGCTVIADMVESVERTDGGGFLIETQDGRTVRTERVVAAARYDAEYLRPLGDGKAMFETHEHGGETHEQFDREYPNEDGTTPIDGVYVAAPATDAEAQAITSAGHGARVGRTVLADVRRDRGFPDTIAEQYDWIRRESDLSGEWADRGRWREWFDERVPDDHDLDEERFLDLRERELDRKFDAYLSTSEIERRTERAQRRLLDHLDDELVLETAREIEAERERREANE; via the coding sequence ATGAGTAGTACCGACGCCACCGCAGAGCGCACCGCGTTCGAGTACGACGTCGTCATCGTCGGCGGCGGTCCTGCGGGCTGTTCGGCGGGCGTGTTTACCGCCCGATACGGGCTCGAAACGGCGATCTTCGACCGTGGGAACTCCTCGATTCGACGATGTGCGCACCTCGGGAACTACCTCGGCTTCCCCGCGGGGATCGATGTCGAGACCTTCTACGGGCTGATCCACGATCACGCCGAGGAAGCCGGCTGTACGGTCATCGCGGACATGGTCGAGTCCGTCGAGCGAACCGACGGCGGCGGATTCCTGATCGAGACACAGGACGGCAGAACGGTCAGGACCGAACGCGTCGTCGCGGCCGCGAGATACGACGCGGAGTACCTCCGACCGCTCGGCGACGGGAAAGCGATGTTCGAGACGCACGAGCACGGCGGGGAGACACACGAACAGTTCGACCGCGAGTATCCGAACGAGGACGGAACGACGCCGATCGACGGAGTGTACGTGGCAGCACCGGCGACGGACGCGGAAGCGCAAGCGATCACGTCGGCTGGTCACGGTGCGCGCGTCGGCAGGACGGTTCTCGCGGACGTCAGACGTGATCGCGGGTTCCCCGACACCATCGCCGAACAGTACGACTGGATCCGCAGGGAGTCGGACCTGAGTGGCGAGTGGGCCGACCGGGGGCGGTGGCGCGAGTGGTTCGACGAACGGGTTCCGGACGATCACGACCTCGACGAGGAACGGTTCCTCGACCTCCGCGAGCGGGAACTCGACCGGAAGTTCGACGCCTATCTCTCCACTAGCGAGATCGAACGACGGACCGAGCGCGCTCAGAGACGGCTCCTCGACCATCTCGATGACGAGCTCGTTCTCGAAACCGCGCGCGAAATCGAAGCCGAACGGGAGAGACGGGAAGCGAACGAATAA
- a CDS encoding pyridoxal-phosphate-dependent aminotransferase family protein: protein MNDAPELGELVPPDRTLMGPGPSDVHPRVLRSMATPLVGYLDDYCVEIMNDIQEGLRYLFETDNEHTLAVSGTGSAAMETAFANLVEPGETVLVPDNGYFGARMGEIAERAGGEIHTVSAPWGEPLDPADVEAAFDEHSPTVFGFVHGETSTGVRQTNVPELTEIAHANDAYTIADTVASLGGVEFRTDGWDVDVVYSGSQKCLSAPPGASPITFTDRAMEKVHAREEPVRSWYLDLEGVWEYWGDERNYHHTAPVSTLYALREALRLLAEEGLEATWDRHERVAGALASGVDAMGVGLNVAEEHWLPTLNPVRVPNGIDEGEVIDRLVDEHGIEIVGGLGALDGEIFRVGCMGHSARPANVTQFIAAFGSVLAEEGADVDPEAGAGAAASALGPDALEETI from the coding sequence ATGAACGACGCACCCGAGCTCGGCGAGCTCGTTCCGCCGGATCGAACGCTGATGGGTCCCGGTCCAAGCGACGTCCACCCGCGCGTGCTCCGCTCGATGGCGACGCCGCTGGTGGGGTATCTCGACGACTACTGCGTCGAGATCATGAACGACATCCAGGAGGGGCTTCGCTATCTCTTCGAAACCGACAACGAACACACGCTGGCGGTCAGCGGCACCGGTTCGGCCGCGATGGAGACCGCCTTCGCGAACCTCGTCGAACCCGGTGAGACGGTTCTGGTCCCCGATAACGGCTACTTCGGGGCGCGCATGGGCGAGATCGCGGAGCGCGCCGGCGGCGAGATCCACACGGTAAGCGCGCCGTGGGGCGAGCCGCTGGATCCCGCGGACGTCGAGGCGGCCTTCGACGAACACTCCCCGACCGTCTTCGGGTTCGTCCACGGCGAGACCTCGACGGGTGTCCGACAGACGAACGTCCCGGAGCTGACCGAGATCGCCCACGCGAACGACGCCTACACGATCGCGGATACCGTCGCCTCGCTCGGTGGCGTGGAGTTCCGGACCGACGGGTGGGACGTCGACGTCGTGTATTCGGGCTCCCAGAAGTGTCTCTCGGCGCCACCGGGTGCCAGCCCGATCACGTTCACCGATCGCGCGATGGAGAAGGTTCACGCCCGCGAGGAGCCCGTCCGGTCGTGGTATCTCGACCTCGAAGGCGTCTGGGAGTACTGGGGCGACGAGCGAAACTACCATCACACCGCCCCAGTTTCGACGCTGTACGCGCTGCGCGAGGCGCTGCGACTGCTCGCCGAGGAGGGGCTCGAAGCGACGTGGGACCGCCACGAGCGCGTCGCGGGCGCGCTCGCGTCGGGCGTCGACGCGATGGGCGTCGGCCTGAACGTCGCCGAGGAGCACTGGCTGCCGACGCTCAACCCCGTTCGTGTTCCAAACGGCATCGACGAGGGCGAGGTCATCGACCGGCTCGTGGACGAACACGGGATCGAGATCGTCGGCGGGCTCGGCGCGCTCGACGGCGAGATCTTCCGCGTCGGCTGCATGGGCCACTCGGCCCGACCGGCGAACGTCACGCAGTTCATCGCCGCCTTCGGGTCGGTGTTGGCCGAAGAAGGAGCGGACGTCGACCCCGAGGCCGGGGCCGGAGCCGCGGCGAGCGCGCTCGGGCCGGACGCACTCGAAGAGACGATCTAA
- a CDS encoding MFS transporter, whose product MIERARTRMLAVVSSALFLSVLVWFNYSAVLPAIVADWGLSGTHAGIVFAAFQAGYLAAIVPIGMLVDRRSPRGVIAIGATVTGGASLLFALFATGVISGTALRFIAGVGMAGVYVPGMRFVAEWYVEADRGTAMGVYVGTFSAGSGLSFLFAGTIAAALDWRTAIAATSIGALGVAPVILGLGRDAPGVDRAEGGFDLGVLRNRAYLAAVGVYSWHNWELFGMRNWLPAFLVTVPAIAATESPAFTASTLVGTAVALGGPGNLVGGALSDRVGRIRVIAIALVVSGLISATLGLLGGLPIALLVAVVLVYGIAITMDSAPTSTTVTEVVAPERMGTALSVQSFIGFSTTVVSPVVFGWALDRGGYELAFPTLAAGAAAGLVCVGTLWAAAR is encoded by the coding sequence ATGATCGAGCGGGCACGAACGCGGATGTTGGCCGTCGTCAGTAGCGCGCTCTTTCTGTCCGTTCTCGTCTGGTTCAACTACTCGGCGGTGCTTCCCGCGATCGTCGCCGACTGGGGGCTTTCAGGGACACATGCCGGGATCGTCTTCGCCGCGTTTCAGGCGGGCTACCTCGCCGCGATCGTCCCCATCGGGATGCTCGTCGACCGACGCTCGCCGCGAGGGGTAATCGCCATCGGCGCGACGGTGACGGGCGGGGCGAGCCTGTTGTTCGCGCTGTTCGCGACGGGCGTGATCAGCGGGACTGCCCTCCGATTCATCGCCGGCGTCGGTATGGCAGGGGTATACGTCCCCGGGATGCGGTTCGTCGCCGAGTGGTACGTCGAAGCCGATCGCGGGACGGCGATGGGCGTCTACGTCGGAACCTTCTCCGCGGGCAGCGGGTTGTCGTTCCTGTTCGCGGGGACGATCGCGGCGGCCCTCGACTGGCGGACGGCGATCGCCGCGACGAGTATCGGAGCCCTCGGGGTCGCCCCCGTGATCCTCGGCTTAGGACGGGATGCTCCCGGCGTGGACCGAGCGGAGGGTGGCTTCGACCTCGGTGTCCTTCGGAACCGTGCATACCTCGCCGCTGTCGGCGTCTACTCGTGGCATAACTGGGAGCTCTTCGGGATGCGAAACTGGCTACCGGCGTTTCTCGTGACGGTGCCGGCCATCGCCGCGACCGAATCGCCGGCGTTCACCGCGAGCACGCTCGTCGGAACAGCCGTCGCGCTCGGAGGACCCGGTAACCTCGTCGGCGGCGCACTCAGCGATCGGGTAGGACGAATTAGAGTGATCGCGATCGCGTTAGTAGTAAGCGGGCTGATCAGCGCTACTCTCGGGTTGCTGGGCGGACTCCCGATCGCGCTGCTGGTGGCGGTCGTGCTCGTCTACGGGATCGCGATCACGATGGACAGCGCGCCGACCTCGACGACCGTGACCGAAGTCGTCGCCCCCGAACGGATGGGGACGGCGCTGTCAGTCCAGTCGTTCATCGGATTCAGCACGACGGTCGTCTCGCCGGTCGTCTTCGGCTGGGCGCTCGATCGGGGCGGCTACGAGCTCGCGTTTCCGACGCTTGCGGCCGGTGCGGCCGCGGGACTCGTCTGCGTCGGTACGTTGTGGGCCGCCGCTCGATAA
- a CDS encoding TrmB family transcriptional regulator, which produces MSTTRSNYDHGTTTDPLPTSLESSNSKLVYLYMSTREEATVTELRSTLDMKQLSLFPVLRTLESEGLVTRTGETVSLVA; this is translated from the coding sequence ATGAGCACGACCCGATCCAACTACGATCACGGCACAACCACCGACCCACTCCCGACATCTCTCGAGTCGAGCAACTCGAAGCTCGTCTACCTTTACATGAGCACCCGCGAGGAGGCGACCGTTACCGAGCTTCGGTCGACGCTGGATATGAAACAGCTCTCGCTGTTTCCCGTCCTTCGGACGCTCGAAAGCGAGGGGCTGGTCACGCGCACCGGCGAGACAGTCTCCCTCGTTGCCTGA
- a CDS encoding class I SAM-dependent methyltransferase: MRPDDVRQDWADRSGRFSPEYYAQLGPNEVSETLADVLTHYVDDSAAILEVGCGSGRHLAYLLERGFGNLTGIDINGDSFSVMAEQYPRLANAGTFHTGAIETHLPEFDDDAFDVVYSVETLQHIHPDDEWVFEEFARITDDLLVTAENEGNGPTRGRAETPVSYVDDEFPLYHRDWKTVFTNRGFVQLIREPTSRDTIRVFRVM, encoded by the coding sequence ATGCGCCCGGACGATGTTCGTCAGGATTGGGCCGACCGATCCGGACGGTTCTCACCGGAGTACTACGCCCAGCTCGGACCGAACGAGGTGAGCGAGACGCTCGCTGACGTGCTCACACACTACGTGGATGACTCCGCCGCGATCCTCGAAGTGGGATGCGGGTCGGGCCGCCATTTGGCGTACCTGCTGGAGCGGGGCTTCGGGAACCTCACTGGGATCGACATCAACGGCGACTCGTTTTCAGTGATGGCCGAACAGTACCCACGCCTCGCGAACGCGGGGACGTTTCATACTGGCGCCATCGAAACCCACCTTCCGGAGTTCGACGACGACGCGTTCGACGTCGTCTACTCGGTCGAGACGCTCCAGCACATCCACCCGGACGACGAGTGGGTGTTCGAGGAGTTCGCCCGCATCACGGACGACCTGCTCGTGACAGCGGAAAACGAGGGGAACGGACCGACGCGCGGTCGGGCGGAGACGCCCGTCAGCTACGTCGACGACGAGTTCCCCCTGTATCACCGCGACTGGAAGACGGTCTTTACCAATCGGGGGTTCGTCCAGTTGATACGCGAGCCCACGTCACGGGACACGATACGCGTGTTTCGCGTGATGTAA
- a CDS encoding TrkH family potassium uptake protein, protein MNIHVDYRASLSLVGTVLKYIAVALVFPITVAVFYRESVIPFVTTILIAVLIGTALEHLDPDPDLGHREGFLLIGLTWLAVPFLGTLPYLIAGEGAVAQPANALFESMSGFTTTGATVLGDISFETHSHSMLMWRQLTQWLGGMGIIVLMVAILPQLSVGGAQLVRHEAPGFGIDKLKPHISETARALWMIYFGFTAVVCLLYYGLHLVGLAPQMDLYNAVAHALTTLPTGGFSPEARSVEAFSPAIQWIAMPSMIIAGTNFALLWYAIRGQPRRLLTNSEFRLYLGAMGVLGAFIGLLLFVDVGLVQSPAEVPMIPGDAEHSLRQALFQVVAIVTTTGYASMDFNTWSPITQTLLLFAMFLGGSAGSAAGSIKIVRWYVIGRSAKRELFNTVHPEAIQPIRMGGRVLDESTIRGIFVLAFSFFVIFAISTVVLFLDATQTGMSLTTLEAMSAAMATLGNIGPGFGAVGPMDSYLSFSTPAKLYMVFLMWIGRLEILSVVVLLTPSYWRS, encoded by the coding sequence ATGAATATCCACGTCGATTACAGAGCGTCTTTGAGTCTGGTTGGGACCGTTCTCAAATATATCGCGGTAGCGCTGGTGTTCCCGATTACGGTTGCGGTGTTCTATCGTGAGAGCGTCATCCCCTTCGTGACGACGATTCTCATAGCCGTTCTGATCGGGACGGCACTCGAGCACCTCGACCCCGATCCGGACCTGGGTCACCGTGAGGGGTTCCTCCTCATCGGGCTCACCTGGCTGGCGGTCCCGTTTTTGGGCACTCTCCCGTATCTCATCGCCGGCGAAGGGGCGGTTGCTCAGCCCGCCAACGCCCTGTTCGAGTCGATGAGTGGATTTACGACGACTGGTGCGACCGTTCTCGGAGACATCTCGTTCGAGACACATTCGCACTCGATGTTGATGTGGCGTCAGCTGACCCAGTGGCTCGGCGGTATGGGTATCATCGTCCTCATGGTCGCCATCTTGCCCCAACTCTCCGTCGGTGGTGCCCAACTCGTCAGACACGAGGCCCCCGGGTTCGGAATCGACAAGCTCAAACCACACATCAGCGAGACGGCACGGGCGCTCTGGATGATCTATTTCGGATTCACCGCTGTGGTCTGTCTCCTGTATTACGGGCTGCATCTCGTCGGGCTCGCCCCACAGATGGACCTGTACAATGCGGTTGCCCACGCCCTCACCACCCTTCCGACCGGCGGGTTCTCCCCGGAGGCGAGAAGTGTCGAAGCGTTCTCGCCGGCCATTCAATGGATTGCGATGCCCTCTATGATCATCGCCGGGACGAACTTCGCCCTGCTCTGGTATGCCATCCGAGGACAGCCTCGGCGATTACTCACGAACAGTGAATTCCGGCTCTATCTCGGTGCAATGGGCGTTCTCGGCGCGTTTATCGGCCTGCTTCTGTTCGTCGATGTAGGCCTTGTGCAATCGCCCGCCGAGGTTCCGATGATTCCGGGCGACGCTGAACACTCGCTGCGACAGGCGCTGTTCCAGGTGGTCGCGATCGTCACCACGACCGGCTATGCCAGTATGGACTTCAACACGTGGAGCCCAATCACACAGACCCTGCTTCTGTTCGCGATGTTTCTGGGGGGATCGGCCGGCTCCGCCGCCGGATCGATCAAGATCGTTCGCTGGTACGTGATCGGGCGCTCGGCGAAGCGAGAACTATTCAACACCGTTCATCCGGAAGCGATCCAGCCGATTCGCATGGGCGGGAGAGTTCTCGATGAGAGTACGATCCGTGGTATCTTCGTGCTAGCATTCTCGTTTTTCGTCATCTTCGCGATATCGACGGTTGTACTATTCCTTGATGCGACGCAAACGGGGATGTCACTCACCACTCTCGAAGCGATGAGCGCCGCGATGGCGACGCTCGGGAACATCGGCCCCGGATTCGGAGCCGTTGGACCGATGGACAGCTATCTGTCGTTCTCGACGCCAGCGAAACTCTATATGGTGTTTCTCATGTGGATCGGACGACTGGAGATCCTCTCCGTCGTCGTCCTGTTGACCCCCTCGTACTGGCGAAGCTGA
- a CDS encoding DUF7344 domain-containing protein, producing MSKSDPGCGAIVSHPVPPEPNRHRWYVLRYLGACTYPASVDELAERIAPRVGGDPATVAETIRERDLPALADCGAIEYDAESRLACLPEQRNSVADCARQALVTGTVSHHRPPRLDWLPVEESDPGDVVLTRS from the coding sequence ATGTCCAAATCCGACCCGGGATGCGGCGCGATCGTTTCCCACCCCGTTCCACCGGAACCGAACCGTCATCGCTGGTACGTGCTTCGATACCTCGGTGCCTGTACCTACCCCGCCTCCGTCGACGAACTCGCCGAGCGAATCGCCCCGCGGGTGGGTGGCGATCCAGCGACTGTCGCGGAGACGATCCGGGAGCGCGACCTTCCGGCGCTGGCCGACTGCGGGGCCATCGAGTACGACGCCGAGTCACGACTGGCGTGTCTCCCGGAACAGCGGAACTCGGTTGCGGACTGTGCCCGCCAAGCACTCGTCACGGGAACGGTCTCCCACCATCGACCGCCGCGGCTCGACTGGCTTCCGGTCGAGGAATCAGATCCCGGCGACGTCGTCCTCACGAGGTCCTGA
- a CDS encoding SDR family NAD(P)-dependent oxidoreductase, giving the protein MSQFIDGDSTVLLTGATSGIGAVSARKLASRGATVAIVGRDADRGNRLAEDLSESTTGSVAFHRADLATQDAVRELAAEITRAYDHLDVLAHNAGLSTPDRTITDDGVELTFAVNHLAPYLLTHDFMDLLRESDRARVVITASGVHSRGELDFEDLRLERDYSAIDAYARSKLANVAFTLELADRLETVDDAIVANCFHPGFIPSTGLFRGASLPTRLFVRLASLAPGIGTTVEAGADRLVELATGTEYAERSGQYVSDDGPTDPAPVASEPEFRERLWRVSADIVGIEPDWP; this is encoded by the coding sequence ATGAGCCAGTTCATCGACGGCGACTCGACGGTGCTTCTGACCGGCGCCACGAGCGGGATCGGTGCCGTTTCGGCCCGCAAACTCGCATCACGGGGGGCGACCGTCGCGATCGTCGGACGAGATGCCGACCGGGGGAACCGACTCGCCGAGGACCTCTCGGAATCGACGACCGGGTCGGTCGCGTTCCATCGGGCCGACCTCGCGACCCAGGACGCGGTCCGGGAACTGGCGGCCGAGATCACACGCGCGTATGACCACCTCGACGTGCTCGCCCACAACGCCGGACTCTCGACGCCGGACCGCACCATCACCGACGACGGCGTCGAACTGACGTTCGCGGTCAACCACCTCGCGCCGTACCTGCTCACGCACGATTTCATGGACCTGCTCCGCGAGAGCGACCGTGCGCGTGTCGTCATAACCGCCTCCGGAGTCCATTCCCGCGGGGAACTGGATTTCGAGGATCTCCGACTGGAGCGCGACTACAGCGCGATCGACGCCTATGCCCGCTCGAAACTGGCGAACGTCGCGTTCACTCTCGAACTCGCCGATCGCCTCGAAACCGTCGATGACGCCATCGTCGCGAACTGTTTTCATCCGGGATTCATCCCTTCGACGGGACTGTTTCGGGGCGCGTCGCTCCCCACGCGGTTGTTCGTCCGCCTCGCGTCGCTCGCTCCCGGTATCGGCACGACGGTCGAGGCGGGGGCCGACCGACTCGTCGAACTCGCAACCGGTACGGAGTACGCGGAACGCTCGGGCCAGTACGTCAGCGACGACGGACCGACGGATCCGGCACCGGTCGCATCCGAGCCCGAGTTCCGAGAGCGCCTCTGGCGCGTCAGCGCCGACATCGTCGGGATCGAACCCGACTGGCCTTGA